A window of Synechococcus sp. WH 8109 genomic DNA:
GGTGCCATGACGGCCGTGATCGGCTTCGATCGCGCTCAGCTGGACGACCTGGTGGCCGCCACGGAGGGCGTCAGCATCGCCAACGACAACAGCGATGCTCAGGTGGTGATCTCTGGCTCTCCAGAGGCCGTGGAAAGCGTGAGTGGAGCCCTGAAATGCAAGCGCGCCATCCCTCTGGCTGTCTCCGGAGCCTTCCACTCCCCATTCATGGCGGAGGCTGCTGATCGCTTCGCCGCCGAGCTGGACAACGTGCCCTTCCTGGATGCCCGTGTTCCGGTGCTCAGCAACAGTGCCGGCAGCGCTAGCACCAGTGCGGACGAGCTCAAACAGCGCCTGAAGCAGCAGATGACCACCGGCGTGCGCTGGCGTGAAACCATGTCGGTCATGACCGACAGCGGCGTGGACACCCTGGTGGAAATCGGTCCAGGCAACGTGCTCAGCGGCCTGGCCAAACGCAGCATGAGCGGGGTCACCACCGCCCAGATCTCCGGGGCTGGAGACCTCGGACAGTGAGTCAGTCCAGCCTCGTTCGCACCCCCAAGCCGAACCTCACCTACCGCCTGGTCAGCAGCCTGCTGGTGTTCCCGGTCTTCCGCTTGCTGTTCCGGGGATCAACCGCCGGCAACAACCGAGTGCCCATGCAAGGCCCCCTCGTGGTGGTGGCCAACCATGGCTCGCACATGGACCCGCCCCTGCTTGGCCATGCCCTGGGGCGCCCCGTGGCCTTCATGGCCAAGGCGGAACTGTTCGGCATCCCGCTGCTAGGCCGCGTAATCCGAGCCTGTGGTGCCTACCCCGTGCGACGGGGTGCCAGCGATCGTGAAGCGATCCGCACCGCCACGGCTCGCCTCGAAGAAGGCTGGGCCACGGGTGTGTTTCTGGACGGCACCCGACAGAGCGACGGCCGGGTCAACAACCCACTCCCCGGAGCGGCCCTGCTGGCGGCTCGCACAGGAGCACCGCTGCTGCCGGTGGCCATCTGCAACAGCCACCGCGCCTTGGGCAGCGGGCGCTGCTGGCCGCGCCTGGTGCCGATTCAGCTGCGCATCGGCGACCCCATCCCAGCCCCGTCCAGTCGCCGCAGGCCTGATCTAGATGCCGCCACTGCTTTGCTTCAGGAACGCATCAACGCTCTGCTGGATCAGGGTCCGCAGCATCCCTGAGGTCGCGACCGGTAATCACCCAGGCCACCGCGCGAAGCCAATCACTCCATTGCTTGAAGTGCCCCTCCTGGACGCAGTCCTCGCGGCAGGCCACAGGAACGCCGGTGAGCTGAATTCCGCGACTGCCGGCCACCACCTGGCCCACCGCCATGGAGCGGGGCAGGTGGTCTTCGCTGGTCACCAGCAGGACATGGCGAACGCCATCCGCCTGCAGCTCATCCACCACAGACGTGAAATTGCTGAGGGTGTCACGGGCTCGGTAATCCAGGGTGACGCGGTCGGGATTGAAGCGCTCCTCACTGAGCATCCATTCGGCATACTCACGGTTGCTGCCGCCGCTCACCAGCAGGGGTAGATCGAGCTGACGCGCCAACCGGGCACCCATTCGTTCCCGGTCGACATCCCCCCCGAGCACCAGCACCAGCTGGGGCGGGCTGCGATCCAAAAGAGCCCGCCGATAGGGCGACAGCGGGCCGGGCCCCAGCAGCCAGGCCATGAGACCAGCTCCCAGCAGCAGCCCTGTACGCACGCCCGCCATCAGACCTGTCCAACAGGTGAGGTGGGGTAAATCGGCAGGACCTCAGCCCAGGGCATCGCAGCCCCGGCGGCATGGCTGCGATGCAACAGCTGCAGCAACCGCGCCACATCCGATTTCACATCCAGCTGCACCTCAACAGCGGGCTGGGGTGATGCCCCCTGAGGCAGCAAGGTCGGCAGGCTGAGTTCGTGAACCTGCCCGGCCGTGAGCCGGTACTGACCACCCACCACCCCCCGCCGGGGTAACTCCTGGGTGATCCAAAACGGTTCCCCCTGCATGGCTTGGGGCAGTTGCCGCTCCAGGCGTGGGGCCATCAGGGCGTAGCTGCTCACCCCCAGCAGGGGGCAATCCAGCTGTTGCGCCAGGGTGCGGGCCATCACCACCGTGAGGCGGGTGCCGGTGAAGCCGCCGGGTCCCGTCGCGACGGCAAGGCCCTGCAACTGGGGCCAACGCTCCGGCGGGAGGAGCGCCTGAACCCGCGCAATCAAACTGTTGGACAGGCCCCGGCCTTCCGGATGGACCTGCACCAGGGGCTCTGCCCCAGGCTGCTGGGGATCCAGCAGCGCCATGCCAAAGAAGTCGGAACAGCTGTGCAGGGCGAGCAGCAGTGGCGGAGCCGTCATCGGGGCAACTCCTGCCCAGGACGGCAACGCTGCCACCGCCCTGGATCCGCCTTGAAGCTAGAGCAGGAACGCACATCCCACTCAATCCCGGCCTGACCATCGGGGAGATCCATCACCGACACGTGTATGCGGGGCGCATCTGGCTCAAAATCCGGGGTCTGAGACAGATGCGGGACACCATGCTGGCGCTCAACTGCGTGATAGGCCTGACAACGGTCGACCCAGCTGCAATCCACGCAGATGCACATGCCTCCCGAGGCCGTTCACTCTTCCCATTCTGATGGCCCAAGGCTCCTGCGACGCATTGCTTAACCAGCTGCGAGAGCGACTGGCTCCAGCCCAGTGGCCTCTACCCCTGGCATGGCTTCCCGAAGGCACAGCGCTGGTGGGTGGAGCCGTGCGGGATGGCTTGCTGGACCGTCTCCAAGAGCAGCCGGATCTTGACCTGGTGGTCCCATCGGATGCCATCGCCCTAACCAAGGCCTTGGCCCAGGAGCTCCATGGCACTTGTGTGGTGCTCGACGCGGAACGGAGCATTGCTCGGTTGGTGCTTGGGGGCTGGACGGTCGACATCGCCCGACAGGACGGAGACCGCATCGAAGACGACCTCTGGCGGCGCGACTACCGGCTCAATGCCATCGCCGTGTCGCTCCAGCCATGGGGAGAGCTGTGGGATCCCACAGGGGGACTCAGCGACCTCCAGCAGGGCTGCCTGACCGCCATCTCGGAAGCCAACCTCATCGATGACCCTCTGCGGCTGCTGAGGGGATTGCGGCTGATAGCGGAAATCCCCCTCACCATCTCCAGCCAGACCATGGAGTGGATTGAGCACCACGCCGCACGGCTTCCGGAAGCGGCACCAGAGAGGATCCTGGCGGAGCTGCAGCGCCTGGTGCGGGGCGAACACGCTGACGCCGCGATGGCAGCCCTAAGGAGCCTGCCGTTGCTGCATCCCTGGGCGGCCGGGGGGCAACCTCCCACACCCGGCAACATCGATGGCCTGACCAGCGAGGAAGCCGCATCAGCAGTGCCCTTGGCGCGGCTGACGGCCCTGGTGAGCGATGAGGGCCTCAGCCAACTCCGGGCTAGTCGCGCCCTGCGCCAGCGCTGCAAACGGCTGCG
This region includes:
- the fabD gene encoding ACP S-malonyltransferase, whose amino-acid sequence is MAIAWVFPGQGSQKVGMAEALLSIEGSRERFAMASELLGRDLLAICQGDSGGGDGPDDLNDTRNTQPALFVIESVLADNLQQQGREPALVAGHSLGELVALYSAGVFGLETGLQLMKTRSELMANAGGGAMTAVIGFDRAQLDDLVAATEGVSIANDNSDAQVVISGSPEAVESVSGALKCKRAIPLAVSGAFHSPFMAEAADRFAAELDNVPFLDARVPVLSNSAGSASTSADELKQRLKQQMTTGVRWRETMSVMTDSGVDTLVEIGPGNVLSGLAKRSMSGVTTAQISGAGDLGQ
- a CDS encoding 1-acyl-sn-glycerol-3-phosphate acyltransferase produces the protein MSQSSLVRTPKPNLTYRLVSSLLVFPVFRLLFRGSTAGNNRVPMQGPLVVVANHGSHMDPPLLGHALGRPVAFMAKAELFGIPLLGRVIRACGAYPVRRGASDREAIRTATARLEEGWATGVFLDGTRQSDGRVNNPLPGAALLAARTGAPLLPVAICNSHRALGSGRCWPRLVPIQLRIGDPIPAPSSRRRPDLDAATALLQERINALLDQGPQHP
- a CDS encoding YdcF family protein, giving the protein MAGVRTGLLLGAGLMAWLLGPGPLSPYRRALLDRSPPQLVLVLGGDVDRERMGARLARQLDLPLLVSGGSNREYAEWMLSEERFNPDRVTLDYRARDTLSNFTSVVDELQADGVRHVLLVTSEDHLPRSMAVGQVVAGSRGIQLTGVPVACREDCVQEGHFKQWSDWLRAVAWVITGRDLRDAADPDPAER
- the tsaB gene encoding tRNA (adenosine(37)-N6)-threonylcarbamoyltransferase complex dimerization subunit type 1 TsaB, with amino-acid sequence MTAPPLLLALHSCSDFFGMALLDPQQPGAEPLVQVHPEGRGLSNSLIARVQALLPPERWPQLQGLAVATGPGGFTGTRLTVVMARTLAQQLDCPLLGVSSYALMAPRLERQLPQAMQGEPFWITQELPRRGVVGGQYRLTAGQVHELSLPTLLPQGASPQPAVEVQLDVKSDVARLLQLLHRSHAAGAAMPWAEVLPIYPTSPVGQV
- a CDS encoding Ycf34 family protein; protein product: MCICVDCSWVDRCQAYHAVERQHGVPHLSQTPDFEPDAPRIHVSVMDLPDGQAGIEWDVRSCSSFKADPGRWQRCRPGQELPR
- a CDS encoding tRNA nucleotidyltransferase: MAQGSCDALLNQLRERLAPAQWPLPLAWLPEGTALVGGAVRDGLLDRLQEQPDLDLVVPSDAIALTKALAQELHGTCVVLDAERSIARLVLGGWTVDIARQDGDRIEDDLWRRDYRLNAIAVSLQPWGELWDPTGGLSDLQQGCLTAISEANLIDDPLRLLRGLRLIAEIPLTISSQTMEWIEHHAARLPEAAPERILAELQRLVRGEHADAAMAALRSLPLLHPWAAGGQPPTPGNIDGLTSEEAASAVPLARLTALVSDEGLSQLRASRALRQRCKRLRSWQQRTGQAPDALPDSDRLQLHEELEGDLPALVLQLPMPEKEIWLRRWRNAKDPLFHPRTPVDGNGLLTALEIEPGPHLGRLLHHLKLEHAFGRIQTPSEALKEAQHFLALESEAL